A DNA window from Rossellomorea marisflavi contains the following coding sequences:
- the mraZ gene encoding division/cell wall cluster transcriptional repressor MraZ yields the protein MFMGEYQHNIDTKGRLIVPAKFREHLGDAFVITRGLDECLFGYPMDEWRALEEKLKALPLTKKDARAFTRFFFSGATESELDKTGRVNIPTTLVNYAKLDKECVILGVSNRIEIWSKAIWEDYFTQSEDSFAELAENMIGFDI from the coding sequence ATGTTCATGGGCGAATATCAACATAACATTGATACAAAAGGCCGTTTAATCGTACCTGCCAAGTTCAGGGAGCACCTTGGTGATGCGTTCGTCATCACACGCGGTCTCGATGAATGCCTATTTGGTTATCCCATGGATGAATGGCGCGCACTAGAAGAAAAGCTCAAAGCCCTGCCGCTCACAAAAAAAGACGCCCGTGCCTTCACCCGTTTCTTCTTTTCAGGAGCAACGGAAAGCGAACTGGACAAAACGGGGCGCGTGAACATTCCCACCACGCTTGTGAATTATGCAAAACTTGATAAAGAATGCGTTATATTAGGTGTTTCCAATCGAATCGAGATTTGGAGCAAAGCTATATGGGAAGACTATTTCACACAGTCTGAAGATTCCTTTGCAGAACTTGCAGAGAATATGATCGGATTCGATATCTGA
- a CDS encoding DUF3397 domain-containing protein — protein MASAFSIIMALIVLIPFAGYFISFILAKELTGSHRKAVHISVDITTILLMISVHFIIIAIWGQSYFWLILLTVLCSALFFTILYWRLKGEVDYRGVIRGTWRLNFLLFSMAYLALMVTGLALRVMEST, from the coding sequence ATGGCTTCTGCATTTTCTATTATCATGGCGCTCATCGTCCTTATTCCGTTCGCGGGCTATTTCATCAGCTTCATCTTGGCCAAGGAGCTGACGGGAAGTCATCGGAAAGCCGTCCACATCTCCGTCGATATCACCACGATCCTCCTGATGATCTCCGTCCACTTCATCATCATAGCCATTTGGGGTCAATCGTATTTCTGGCTGATACTGTTGACCGTACTTTGTTCGGCATTATTCTTCACCATTCTGTACTGGAGGTTGAAAGGGGAGGTCGATTACCGGGGAGTGATCAGGGGGACGTGGAGACTGAATTTCCTCTTGTTTTCCATGGCCTATCTCGCCCTGATGGTGACGGGCCTCGCTCTTCGGGTCATGGAATCCACCTGA
- a CDS encoding stage V sporulation protein D: MKRVSNVTVRKRLAIALIAGILIFSIIDVRLGYVQFFKGDWLTGLAKDSWSRNIPFQPERGKILDRNGVELAANQSAPTIFVVPRQITEPKETAEKLASTLNISVEAAYKYVTQKANMVLIKEARKLSYDKAKEVRDMNLKGVYLGEDSKRYYPYGSYLSHVLGFAGIDNQGLMGLELSYDEELSGEKGYVKFFSDAKGKRMPDMADDFEKPDNGLDLKLTIDTKVQTIVERELDIAQETYNPDGIIAIAMNPKSGEILAMSSRPTFDPSNFKNVPQEVYNRNLPIWSTYEPGSTFKIITLAAALEEKKVDLHKDTFHDPGHVEVAGSTLHCWKRGGHGTQTFLEVVQNSCNPGFVELGERLGKEKLFEYIDDFGFGQKTGIDLQGEGKGLLFNLDRVGPVEQATTAFGQGVAVTPIQQVAAVAAAVNGGTLYQPFIAKELVDPKTGEVVMRKTPEAKRKVISEDTSKQIREALESVVALGTGGKAFVEGYRVGGKTGTAQKAKDGKYLENNHIVSFMGVAPMDDPEIVVYVAVDNPKGTVQFGGVVAAPIAGSIIGDSLEAMGVPKRKDQIEKKMTWLDVPLIKTPELVGLSKSELQEQLVNLKLEVSGEGDHVVSQSPDPGVKIKEGSTVRVQMSE, encoded by the coding sequence GTGAAGAGAGTATCGAATGTAACAGTAAGGAAACGTCTGGCCATCGCACTTATTGCAGGGATCCTGATCTTCTCCATCATTGATGTGAGACTCGGGTACGTCCAGTTTTTCAAAGGGGACTGGCTCACGGGCCTTGCAAAGGATTCATGGAGCAGGAATATTCCATTCCAGCCTGAGCGTGGTAAGATCCTTGATCGAAACGGCGTGGAGTTGGCGGCCAATCAAAGCGCCCCCACCATTTTTGTCGTGCCAAGACAAATCACCGAACCGAAAGAAACAGCTGAGAAGCTTGCGTCCACCCTTAATATTTCCGTTGAGGCCGCATATAAATATGTAACACAGAAGGCAAATATGGTCTTGATCAAAGAAGCAAGGAAACTATCCTATGATAAAGCGAAGGAAGTACGCGATATGAACTTGAAAGGGGTTTACCTCGGGGAGGATTCAAAAAGATATTACCCGTATGGAAGCTACCTTTCGCATGTATTGGGGTTTGCAGGCATCGATAATCAGGGCCTGATGGGGCTTGAATTATCCTATGACGAGGAGCTCAGCGGGGAAAAGGGGTACGTGAAGTTCTTCTCTGATGCCAAGGGGAAACGGATGCCGGATATGGCGGATGACTTCGAAAAGCCTGATAACGGCCTGGATCTGAAGCTCACCATTGACACCAAAGTACAGACCATCGTTGAGAGGGAGCTGGATATCGCTCAGGAAACGTATAATCCGGATGGGATCATTGCCATTGCCATGAACCCTAAAAGCGGTGAAATCCTCGCCATGTCAAGCCGTCCCACTTTCGATCCATCCAACTTCAAAAACGTGCCCCAGGAAGTCTATAACCGGAACCTGCCGATCTGGAGTACGTATGAGCCCGGTTCAACATTTAAAATCATCACCCTTGCTGCTGCTTTGGAGGAGAAAAAGGTCGATCTTCATAAAGATACGTTCCATGATCCGGGCCATGTGGAGGTAGCCGGGTCGACCCTTCACTGCTGGAAGAGGGGTGGGCATGGGACCCAGACATTCCTGGAAGTAGTCCAGAACTCGTGTAACCCCGGCTTTGTTGAACTTGGAGAGCGGTTGGGGAAAGAGAAGTTGTTTGAGTACATCGACGACTTCGGGTTTGGACAGAAGACAGGAATCGACCTTCAGGGAGAAGGAAAAGGGTTGCTCTTCAATCTGGATCGCGTAGGTCCTGTGGAGCAGGCGACAACGGCTTTCGGTCAGGGTGTTGCCGTAACGCCAATCCAGCAGGTGGCCGCTGTAGCTGCTGCAGTGAATGGCGGGACCCTCTATCAACCTTTCATTGCTAAAGAACTCGTCGACCCTAAGACGGGTGAGGTGGTGATGAGGAAGACCCCTGAGGCGAAGAGGAAAGTCATATCGGAAGATACATCGAAACAGATAAGGGAAGCACTTGAAAGTGTCGTTGCCCTCGGTACTGGCGGGAAGGCATTCGTAGAAGGATATCGTGTCGGTGGCAAGACGGGGACTGCACAGAAAGCCAAAGACGGAAAGTATCTGGAAAATAATCATATCGTCTCATTCATGGGCGTTGCACCAATGGATGATCCGGAAATCGTCGTGTATGTGGCAGTCGACAATCCGAAAGGCACCGTTCAATTCGGTGGTGTCGTGGCTGCTCCGATTGCAGGAAGCATCATCGGCGACAGCCTGGAGGCGATGGGCGTGCCGAAGAGGAAGGATCAGATCGAGAAAAAGATGACATGGCTGGATGTCCCGCTCATCAAGACGCCGGAGCTCGTCGGTTTATCGAAAAGCGAACTGCAGGAGCAGCTCGTGAATTTGAAGCTCGAAGTCAGCGGTGAGGGTGACCATGTCGTGAGTCAGTCGCCGGACCCTGGTGTCAAGATCAAAGAGGGATCGACGGTAAGGGTTCAGATGTCTGAATAG
- a CDS encoding acyl-CoA carboxylase subunit beta: MMTSKTTEKLKESREKIRAGGEEKYHQKLKDQNKLFVRDRLQQLFDQGAYQEDGMFANSAADGLPADGVVTAIGKVGGQTVCVMANDSTIKAGSWGARTVEKIIRIQETAMNLKVPILYLVDSAGARITDQLDMFPNRRGAGRIFHNQVKMSGMVPQVCLLFGPSAAGGAYIPAFCDLVIMVEGNASMYLGSPRMAEKVIGEKVTLEEMGGARMHCSVSGCGDVLASSEEEAIREARRYLGYFPANYQQRPALIDGGAPDASKTLEELIPQHQNAPFDMYDGIHALIDEGTFFEVKKLFAPELITGFARFDGRVVGIIANQPKVKGGVLFHDSADKGAKFIQLCDAFHIPLLFLADVPGFMIGTKVERAGIIRHGAKLIAAMSSATVPKISVIVRKAYGAGLYAMAGPAFEPDVCIALPTAQIAVMGPEAAVNAVYSNKIQAIEDPKERMAYVHQKQKEYQEHIDIYKLASEMIVDEIVAANELRSVLIQRFEMYQTKDVEFSHRKHPVYPV, encoded by the coding sequence ATGATGACATCAAAAACGACCGAGAAGCTTAAGGAATCAAGGGAAAAGATCCGTGCCGGGGGAGAAGAGAAGTATCATCAAAAGCTGAAGGATCAAAACAAGCTGTTCGTCCGTGATCGCCTGCAGCAGCTCTTCGATCAGGGGGCCTATCAGGAGGACGGAATGTTTGCAAATTCAGCCGCCGATGGTCTTCCGGCTGATGGAGTGGTGACGGCCATCGGTAAAGTGGGCGGACAGACCGTCTGCGTCATGGCCAATGATTCTACCATCAAAGCCGGTTCATGGGGAGCAAGGACCGTTGAAAAGATTATCCGTATCCAGGAAACGGCCATGAATCTGAAAGTCCCGATTCTCTATCTGGTGGATTCTGCCGGGGCAAGGATCACCGATCAGCTCGACATGTTCCCGAACAGGCGTGGGGCTGGACGGATTTTTCATAATCAGGTGAAAATGTCCGGCATGGTGCCTCAGGTGTGCCTCCTTTTTGGACCTTCCGCAGCCGGGGGAGCATATATCCCCGCCTTCTGTGATCTGGTCATCATGGTGGAAGGGAATGCGTCCATGTATCTCGGGTCTCCGAGGATGGCTGAAAAAGTCATTGGGGAAAAGGTGACCCTTGAAGAAATGGGCGGTGCGAGGATGCACTGTTCCGTAAGCGGATGTGGTGATGTGCTCGCTTCATCTGAAGAAGAAGCCATCAGGGAAGCGCGCCGCTATCTTGGGTATTTCCCCGCAAATTATCAGCAAAGGCCTGCTCTGATCGATGGAGGAGCGCCAGATGCGTCCAAGACCCTGGAAGAGTTGATCCCTCAGCATCAAAATGCCCCGTTTGATATGTACGACGGGATTCATGCCCTGATCGACGAAGGAACGTTCTTTGAGGTCAAGAAATTATTCGCTCCCGAACTCATTACTGGGTTTGCCCGCTTTGATGGCAGGGTCGTAGGGATCATTGCCAATCAGCCGAAGGTGAAGGGAGGGGTCCTTTTCCACGATTCCGCGGATAAGGGGGCAAAATTCATCCAGCTCTGTGACGCCTTTCATATTCCGTTGTTATTCCTGGCCGATGTACCAGGCTTCATGATCGGTACGAAAGTGGAGCGGGCAGGAATCATCCGCCACGGTGCAAAGCTTATAGCGGCTATGAGTTCAGCCACGGTTCCGAAAATTTCTGTCATCGTACGTAAAGCCTATGGAGCCGGCCTTTATGCCATGGCAGGTCCTGCATTTGAGCCTGATGTGTGCATCGCTCTTCCGACGGCCCAAATAGCCGTAATGGGACCGGAAGCTGCAGTCAATGCGGTCTATTCTAACAAAATTCAGGCGATTGAAGATCCTAAAGAGCGTATGGCCTATGTCCATCAGAAGCAGAAAGAGTATCAGGAGCATATCGATATTTATAAGCTTGCCTCCGAAATGATCGTTGATGAAATCGTAGCTGCAAATGAACTGCGATCCGTCCTCATCCAGCGATTCGAGATGTACCAAACAAAGGACGTCGAGTTCAGCCATAGGAAGCATCCGGTTTATCCTGTTTGA
- a CDS encoding penicillin-binding protein, with protein sequence MMKKRSSMNIGAAILFGIFGLLFFIIMVRFVTIQVTGEVDGKALTAEAAKKYIKGHILEAKRGSIYDNNGDVIAEDTSAYTLVAILSPKVTTDPKKPKHVTDPDKTAEALAKYIDMDKSEIYKKLDQKGEKAPYQVEFGSAGRDISHQQMLEIKEEDLPGITFRKESKRFYPNGTFSSHLIGFAQKKDEESSETTGMMGVEKSFNDILSGKNGSVQYKSDVWGYLLPNSEEHVTPPKDGDDIYLTLDKKVQTFLEEAMSQVEKEYKPKKMFAIVSDPKTGKILAMTQRPTFHPDDREGLLNNWTNTIVEETFEPGSTFKSYSLAAAVNEGKFNPNELYESGKYYVDKVPQPIKDYNYGNGWGTITYLEGVQHSSNVAFANLLDKLGFETFGNYLNDFGFGKPTGVGLPNEAEGSILYHYPIEKYTTIFGQGTTVTPLQMIQAESAIANDGKMMKPYVISKVVDPNTNKVVKETKPEVAGNPITKESAQKTREYLETTVTSPEGTGARFALDDYRVSGKSGTAQIPDPATGRYKSGATNNYLFSFMGMAPADDPELIVYVGIQEPQLKEGEIGSDPVAAVFKPVMQNSLKYLNIKPQEKVTLKKSSLPDVKDLSVKEAKAELEKAGVEPIILGKGSTVTKQSPPSGDKILEGERVIIRTDGETTLPDMTGWSIRDVFKVAGLTDLKLKVEGNGYVVKQSIKAGTKVKEGQALEVTFKTPQEQMKKKKE encoded by the coding sequence ATGATGAAAAAAAGATCCAGCATGAACATCGGAGCAGCCATCCTATTCGGGATATTCGGACTGCTCTTTTTTATCATTATGGTCCGATTCGTCACGATTCAGGTCACGGGTGAAGTCGACGGGAAGGCCCTGACGGCAGAGGCTGCAAAGAAATACATAAAGGGTCACATCCTCGAGGCCAAGAGGGGCTCGATTTACGACAATAATGGGGACGTGATCGCAGAAGACACTTCCGCCTATACGCTTGTGGCCATATTAAGCCCGAAAGTCACAACAGACCCGAAGAAACCAAAGCACGTCACGGATCCTGATAAGACGGCAGAAGCACTGGCGAAGTATATTGACATGGATAAGAGTGAAATCTATAAAAAACTCGATCAAAAGGGTGAAAAAGCCCCTTATCAGGTCGAGTTTGGTTCTGCGGGAAGAGACATCTCCCATCAGCAGATGCTAGAAATCAAAGAGGAAGATCTACCGGGCATCACCTTCCGGAAAGAATCAAAACGATTTTATCCGAATGGAACGTTTTCGTCCCATCTGATCGGATTCGCACAAAAGAAAGATGAAGAAAGTTCTGAAACCACGGGAATGATGGGAGTGGAGAAGAGCTTCAATGATATCCTCAGCGGAAAAAACGGATCGGTGCAATATAAGAGCGATGTCTGGGGATACCTCCTTCCGAATTCAGAAGAGCATGTCACTCCTCCGAAAGACGGGGACGACATCTACCTGACCCTGGATAAAAAGGTGCAGACGTTCCTCGAGGAAGCCATGAGTCAAGTCGAGAAAGAATACAAGCCTAAAAAGATGTTTGCCATCGTTTCTGATCCTAAAACAGGCAAAATCCTGGCCATGACACAGCGGCCCACCTTCCATCCTGATGATAGGGAGGGCTTGTTGAATAACTGGACCAATACGATCGTGGAAGAAACGTTCGAACCTGGATCCACGTTTAAGTCATACTCCCTGGCGGCAGCGGTCAATGAAGGAAAATTCAATCCCAATGAACTCTATGAATCTGGTAAGTACTATGTGGACAAAGTTCCTCAGCCGATCAAAGACTATAACTACGGGAACGGATGGGGGACCATCACCTATCTAGAGGGAGTCCAGCACTCTTCCAATGTGGCGTTTGCGAACCTCCTTGATAAGCTGGGATTCGAAACATTCGGAAACTATCTGAATGATTTCGGCTTTGGAAAACCTACCGGGGTGGGGCTGCCGAATGAGGCAGAAGGATCGATTCTCTATCATTATCCCATCGAGAAGTATACGACCATCTTCGGACAGGGGACAACCGTCACACCCCTCCAAATGATTCAGGCGGAGTCTGCCATCGCCAATGACGGGAAGATGATGAAACCGTATGTCATCTCCAAAGTGGTGGACCCGAATACGAATAAAGTGGTCAAAGAAACGAAACCGGAAGTTGCGGGTAACCCGATCACAAAGGAATCTGCCCAGAAAACGAGGGAGTACCTGGAAACGACCGTTACATCTCCTGAAGGAACCGGAGCCAGATTCGCCCTGGATGATTACCGGGTATCGGGGAAATCAGGGACTGCACAGATCCCGGATCCGGCGACGGGAAGATACAAATCCGGTGCAACGAATAACTATCTTTTCTCCTTCATGGGCATGGCACCGGCAGATGATCCGGAGCTGATCGTCTATGTGGGTATCCAGGAACCCCAGCTGAAGGAAGGGGAAATCGGTTCCGATCCAGTGGCGGCAGTCTTCAAACCGGTCATGCAGAACAGTTTGAAGTACTTGAATATCAAGCCTCAGGAGAAGGTGACGCTGAAGAAATCATCGCTGCCGGATGTAAAGGACCTGTCAGTGAAAGAAGCAAAGGCCGAGCTTGAAAAAGCAGGTGTCGAACCGATCATTCTTGGAAAAGGAAGCACGGTGACGAAACAGTCGCCGCCTTCTGGTGACAAGATCCTTGAAGGGGAGCGGGTCATCATCAGGACCGACGGAGAAACGACCCTTCCAGACATGACGGGTTGGTCCATCCGGGACGTATTCAAAGTCGCCGGCCTGACCGACCTGAAGCTGAAGGTTGAAGGAAATGGCTATGTGGTCAAACAAAGCATCAAAGCCGGGACAAAGGTAAAAGAAGGCCAAGCCCTGGAAGTAACATTCAAGACCCCTCAGGAACAGATGAAAAAGAAAAAAGAATAG
- the ftsL gene encoding cell division protein FtsL yields the protein MSNLARNYQTQPIETSAQPKPKRLREGRTSVITPGEKILLAAFAIMFCFFAVKIVSNEASIYQVNRELQVAEGVIDKQEKANTDLKIQVSELSAYDRILDKAKELGLNLKDKNVKVVEE from the coding sequence TTGAGTAACTTAGCTAGAAATTATCAAACACAACCGATCGAGACCAGTGCACAACCAAAACCGAAACGACTGCGTGAGGGAAGGACATCCGTCATCACTCCCGGAGAAAAAATCCTTCTTGCAGCGTTCGCCATCATGTTCTGTTTCTTCGCCGTGAAGATCGTATCGAATGAAGCGTCCATCTATCAGGTGAATCGGGAACTTCAAGTCGCTGAGGGCGTCATCGATAAGCAGGAAAAAGCGAACACGGATCTCAAGATCCAAGTAAGTGAACTGAGTGCATACGACCGTATCCTTGATAAAGCAAAAGAGTTGGGTCTCAACCTGAAAGATAAAAATGTCAAGGTAGTGGAAGAATGA
- the bshC gene encoding bacillithiol biosynthesis cysteine-adding enzyme BshC, whose product MELESLDIPAINQFASKYMKQEEPVTSFFHYNINEQDVFSRRLEDLGEREFPREGLATCISSYMESLPSSSAVEESLQKLKNDAVAVVAGQQAGLLTGPLYTIHKIVSVIRLAREQEQELNHPVVPVFWIAGEDHDYQEVNHIFLEQDGKVKKTGYPEQVVDKRMTSDVEYDPAVMKNWIHDILKMLGETEFTAGLTATMDGLIREGEDIVTFFARFIMTLFKDYGLLVIDSSFEPLRKLEAPYFRHLIENSREITDRVLMQQKNIKADGFNTQLEISGDAANLFLNMQNERALLVRDGSGFKDKNSDSYFTKEELLAILHDQPGRLSNNVVTRPLMQEWLFPTLSFIGGPGEIAYWGELKKAFEFMGMNMPPVMPRLNITILERTVAKRIEELSLSLQEVVRNGVGHVRDEFLETLKPNELEGELQEIERYLIAKYEGIKKEAVAVDNNLDPIVDKNLEFHLKQFEFLRKRTEKSIRSKNERQLSRFDLIENSIRPNGGPQERTLNVLYYMNRFGPDFITRLTDLPFTFDGTHKVVHL is encoded by the coding sequence ATGGAATTGGAAAGCTTGGATATTCCAGCAATCAATCAGTTTGCTTCAAAGTATATGAAACAGGAAGAACCGGTCACTTCTTTCTTTCATTATAATATCAATGAACAGGACGTCTTCAGCCGTCGCCTTGAAGACCTGGGGGAGAGGGAATTCCCACGGGAAGGACTCGCAACATGCATCTCCTCCTATATGGAATCGCTTCCGTCGTCTTCAGCCGTGGAAGAATCCCTGCAGAAATTAAAGAACGATGCCGTCGCCGTCGTTGCAGGACAGCAGGCAGGCCTGCTTACCGGTCCCCTATATACCATACATAAAATCGTATCCGTCATCAGACTTGCCCGGGAGCAGGAACAGGAATTGAACCATCCTGTCGTACCGGTATTCTGGATAGCGGGAGAAGACCATGATTATCAGGAAGTGAACCACATCTTCCTCGAGCAGGACGGGAAAGTGAAAAAGACTGGCTATCCGGAACAGGTCGTGGATAAACGCATGACTTCCGATGTCGAATACGATCCCGCCGTGATGAAAAATTGGATCCATGACATCCTTAAAATGCTGGGAGAGACCGAGTTCACGGCAGGACTCACTGCCACGATGGACGGTCTCATCCGTGAAGGGGAAGATATCGTCACGTTTTTTGCCCGCTTCATCATGACCCTTTTCAAGGACTATGGGCTCCTTGTGATCGACTCTTCGTTTGAACCGTTGAGGAAGCTGGAAGCTCCTTACTTCCGGCACCTAATCGAGAACAGCCGGGAAATCACGGACAGAGTGCTTATGCAACAAAAGAACATTAAGGCAGATGGTTTCAACACGCAGCTTGAGATCTCCGGTGATGCAGCCAACCTGTTCTTGAATATGCAAAACGAGCGTGCCCTACTCGTGAGGGACGGCTCGGGTTTCAAAGATAAGAACAGCGACTCCTACTTCACGAAGGAAGAACTGCTGGCAATATTACATGATCAACCCGGTAGACTGAGTAATAATGTCGTCACGCGACCGCTCATGCAGGAGTGGCTATTCCCCACTTTGAGCTTTATTGGAGGGCCGGGGGAAATCGCTTATTGGGGTGAACTGAAAAAGGCATTTGAATTCATGGGGATGAATATGCCCCCTGTCATGCCGAGGCTGAACATCACCATCCTTGAGCGTACGGTCGCCAAAAGGATCGAAGAACTCTCCCTTTCCTTGCAGGAAGTGGTAAGGAACGGAGTTGGCCATGTGCGGGATGAATTCCTTGAGACCCTGAAGCCGAATGAACTCGAAGGAGAGCTACAGGAAATCGAAAGGTATCTTATCGCGAAGTATGAAGGGATCAAAAAGGAAGCGGTCGCTGTGGACAACAACCTTGATCCGATCGTGGATAAGAACCTTGAATTCCATCTCAAGCAATTCGAATTCTTGCGAAAACGCACGGAAAAATCAATCAGGAGCAAGAATGAACGGCAGCTTTCCCGGTTCGATCTCATCGAGAACAGCATCAGGCCGAACGGCGGTCCCCAGGAACGGACACTGAATGTCCTCTATTATATGAACAGGTTTGGTCCGGATTTCATTACCCGGCTCACCGATCTTCCTTTCACGTTCGACGGGACGCATAAAGTCGTACACCTGTAA
- a CDS encoding ketopantoate reductase family protein encodes MDIGIIGAGAVGLLFAGYLGKRHNVTVYARRKEQREQLEAYGVTVWREGRRGQTDVQAKSLSALDSCHDLVILAVKGYDLDESLFITVPTETPLLFLQNGIGHMDLLKTLPYDTVMAASVEHGALKENEHTVLHKGVGATNIALVRGASGPLQRLLEEKDAAFPFVKEDDYEAMLLRKLFINAIINPLTAIAGCVNGEVASNPYYSALIEQAYGELLHLHPHMEEMISLEDIKRVCMNTAQNRSSMLKDVENGRMTEIESILGELVRKTSPRDIPVMNTLYLLVKGKESAGRMT; translated from the coding sequence ATGGATATCGGGATCATAGGGGCAGGGGCAGTCGGGCTTTTGTTCGCCGGCTATCTTGGTAAACGGCATAACGTGACAGTCTATGCAAGGAGAAAAGAACAAAGGGAACAGTTGGAGGCCTATGGTGTCACAGTGTGGCGCGAGGGGAGAAGAGGGCAGACCGATGTGCAGGCAAAGTCTCTCAGCGCGCTTGACAGCTGTCACGATCTTGTCATCCTTGCCGTAAAGGGGTATGACCTCGATGAGTCACTGTTCATCACCGTCCCTACAGAGACCCCCCTCCTGTTCCTCCAAAACGGAATCGGTCATATGGATCTCCTGAAGACGCTTCCTTACGACACCGTGATGGCGGCATCGGTCGAACATGGTGCACTGAAGGAGAATGAACATACCGTCTTACATAAAGGAGTGGGCGCTACGAACATCGCCTTGGTACGGGGGGCATCCGGTCCGCTGCAGCGTCTGCTAGAAGAGAAGGATGCTGCTTTTCCTTTTGTAAAAGAGGATGATTATGAAGCGATGCTTCTCAGGAAGCTGTTCATCAATGCCATCATCAATCCACTGACGGCCATTGCAGGCTGTGTGAATGGAGAAGTGGCATCGAATCCATATTACAGCGCACTTATCGAACAGGCCTATGGAGAACTTCTTCATCTTCACCCCCACATGGAAGAAATGATTTCCCTCGAAGACATTAAGAGAGTATGCATGAATACCGCGCAAAACCGGTCGTCCATGCTAAAGGATGTAGAAAACGGAAGGATGACCGAGATCGAATCCATCCTTGGGGAACTAGTCCGTAAGACTTCGCCACGGGATATACCGGTCATGAATACGCTCTATCTCCTCGTGAAGGGGAAAGAATCAGCAGGGAGGATGACATAA